In one window of Bos javanicus breed banteng chromosome 24, ARS-OSU_banteng_1.0, whole genome shotgun sequence DNA:
- the LOC133237419 gene encoding serpin B4-like yields the protein FSVFAERIKDLFPNDSLNSSTVLVLVNAVYFKGQWNQKFKKENTVEEKFWLNKDASKPVQMMKQTNSFNFMSLEDVQAKILEIPYKGSELSMMVLLPDEVDGLQELEDQLTAEKLIAWTSPQNMRKRQVDLYLPRFKVEESYDLVPTLQSLGMVDAFRDGVANFSGMTGGRDLVVSKVFHKCFVEVTEEGTEAAAATGVEIIERAGRNSESFRCNHPFLFLIKHIKTNSILFCGRVSSP from the exons TTTTCTGTCTTTGCAGAAAGAATCAAGGATCTGTTTCCCAACGACTCTCTCAACAGCTCTACTGTTCTGGTTCTGGTGAATGCCGTCTATTTCAAAGGGCAGTGGAACCAgaagtttaagaaagaaaatactgtggAGGAAAAGTTTTGGCTGAACAAG GATGCAAGCAAACCTGTGCAGATGATGAAACAAACCAATAGTTTCAATTTCATGTCACTGGAGGACGTGCAAGCCAAGATCCTGGAAATCCCGTACAAAGGCTCCGAGCTAAGCATGATGGTGCTGCTGCCCGATGAAGTAGACGGTCTGCAGGAG CTTGAAGACCAGCTCACTGCTGAGAAGTTAATAGCGTGGACGAGCCCACAGAATATGAGGAAGAGACAAGTGGACTTATACCTGCCTCGGTTTAAAGTGGAAGAGAGCTACGACCTCGTGCCCACACTGCAATCCCTGGGGATGGTGGACGCCTTCCGTGATGGGGTGGCCAACTTCTCGGGCATGACCGGGGGACGCGATCTGGTGGTGTCAAAGGTCTTCCACAAGTGCTTTGTGGAGGTGACCGAGGAGGGCACGGAGGCCGCAGCTGCTACTGGTGTAGAAATTATTGAAAGAGCAGGAAGAAATTCTGAGAGTTTCCGCTGTAATCACCCTTTCCTGTTCCTCATCAAGCACATCAAGACCAACAGCATCCTCTTCTGTGGCCGAGTCTCTTCCCCTTAG
- the LOC133237842 gene encoding serpin B3-like — protein sequence MSSLSEAIIHLAIDLFHQIRKSEKENIFLSPLSISSALAMTYLGARENTASQMQKVLHFNKIAENTRGGAAKEHVEKPGNVHQHFQKLLTELKKSTDAYELSVANRLYREKEFRFLQEYMDNVQKFYLASVESADFKNAAEESRKMINSWVESQTNGKIKDLLPKDSLDSSTVLVLVNAVYFKGQWNQKFKEEHTAEEKFWLNKDTSKPVQMMKQTNSFKFGSLEDVQAKILEIPYKGEELSMLVLLPNEVDGLQELEDQLTAEKLIAWTSPQNMRKRQVDLYLPRFKVEESYDLVPTLQALGMVDAFRGGVADFSGMNGGRNLVVSKVFHKSFVEVTEEGTEAAAATGVVIIRTSLPFRERFRCDHPFLFLIKHIKTNSILFCGRVSSP from the exons ATGAGTTCCCTCAGTGAAGCAATCATCCACCTTGCAATTGATCTGTTCCACCAGATCagaaaatcagagaaggaaaacatcTTCCTGTCGCCTTTGAGTATCTCGTCAGCCTTAGCCATGACTTACTTAGGGGCCAGAGAAAACACCGCATCACAGATGCAGAAG GTCCTTCACTTCAATAAAATCGCAGAGAACACAAGAGGAGGAGCCGCAAAAGAGCAC GTTGAAAAGCCAGGAAATGTTCATCAACACTTTCAAAAGCTTCTGACAGAATTAAAGAAATCCACTGATGCCTATGAGCTGAGTGTCGCCAACAGGCTCTACAGAGAAAAGGAGTTTCGGTTTCTCCAG GAATACATGGATAACGTTCAGAAATTTTATCTAGCCAGTGTGGAAtctgctgattttaaaaatgctgcAGAGGAAAGTCGAAAGATGATTAATTCCTGGGTGGAGAGCCAAACCAATG GAAAAATCAAGGACCTACTTCCCAAAGACTCTCTCGACAGCTCTACTGTTCTGGTTCTGGTGAACGCCGTCTATTTCAAAGGGCAGTGGAACCAGAAATTTAAGGAAGAACATACTGCAGAGGAAAAATTTTGGCTGAACAAG GATACAAGCAAACCTGTGCAGATGATGAAACAAACCAATAGTTTCAAGTTCGGGTCACTGGAGGACGTGCAAGCCAAGATCCTGGAAATCCCGTACAAAGGCGAAGAGCTAAGCATGTTGGTGCTGCTGCCCAATGAAGTAGACGGTCTGCAGGAG CTTGAAGACCAGCTCACTGCTGAGAAGTTAATAGCGTGGACGAGCCCACAGAATATGAGGAAGAGACAAGTGGACTTATACCTGCCTCGGTTTAAAGTGGAAGAGAGCTACGACCTCGTGCCCACACTGCAAGCCCTGGGGATGGTGGACGCCTTCCGTGGTGGGGTGGCCGACTTCTCGGGCATGAACGGGGGACGTAATCTAGTGGTATCAAAGGTCTTCCACAAGTCCTTTGTGGAGGTGACCGAGGAGGGCACGGAGGCCGCGGCTGCTACCGGTGTGGTTATTATACGCACATCATTACCGTTTCGTGAGCGTTTCCGCTGCGATCACCCTTTCCTGTTCCTCATCAAGCACATCAAGACCAACAGCATCCTCTTCTGTGGCCGAGTCTCTTCCCCTTAG